A genome region from Populus alba chromosome 5, ASM523922v2, whole genome shotgun sequence includes the following:
- the LOC118029370 gene encoding uncharacterized protein, whose amino-acid sequence MAYVERGVVKSQRSIWRLRTITDFFWAIVNFIGVFFSTMFSMEKTDAYRKGSGSSKKWDGGPGGPGSGPYGGGPRGPPRGLDNVRGIDHSSLPACGSCCG is encoded by the exons ATGGCTTACGTCGAACGAG gTGTTGTGAAATCCCAGCGATCAATATGGCGACTAAGAACAATCACTGACTTCTTCTGGGCTATTGTGAATTTCATAGGCGTGTTCTTTTCTACTATGTTCTCG ATGGAAAAGACAGATGCGTACAGAAAAGGATCTGGTTCTAGCAAGAAATGGGATGGTGGCCCAGGAGGTCCTGGGAGTGGACCATATGGTGGCGGCCCACGTGGCCCACCCCGGGGGCTGGACAATGTTAGAGGGATTGACCAta GTTCCTTGCCTGCCTGTGGCTCATGCTGTGGCTAA
- the LOC118029371 gene encoding DIS3-like exonuclease 2, translated as MRSLSEHSAEMVVQGGEDSVDKEKKKNRRRFNRRSKRNPPNPAFSQPNEPRGESSLSVGNGGKTKCSRQLELDANPIREHGPTTASGVVYSSLPTMHANEQLEDLVPSDRGGSMLAKPCPEPIVGGGLNGKLLPFHQLEGQAQSKIFAPYWSMETVNEALEKGDVFKVLFRVNAHNRLEAYCKIEGVPTDLLISGIAAQNRAVEGDVVVIEVDPLSFWTKMKGSNEPSNNLSTAEDSNLHLEANGKAGGSRQGKSKLNMDCKYADFGNSLVPQKGFYYEYSSCAGEDVHDELNGPVGYNYANGYHQSPSDSSHVAHSMGQSEVLNGVGRMCSMISSYPSKRPTCRVVAIIEKSPRRDAIVGFLNVKQWFYCRKGCKKDAKKNKSLLSISKCEYFEIMPADPRFPKLMVLVSSLPNCIKKRLEDEDETVEMELVAAQIDKWSDENPFPEAHVSYIFGRGSEMESQINAILHENAVCCSEFSPESLSCLPSNTWEVPKEEFQNRRDLRNLCIFTIDPSVATDLDDALSVQRLPNGLVRVGVHITDVSYFVLPDTALDKEAQIRSTSVYMSQRKIPMLPPLLSKDVGSLNPGVDRLAFSIFWNLNSSGNVVDRWIGRTVIRSCCKLSYEHARDICDGMIDAGTHNNFRDLPQLHGHFEWADVIGSIKCLHEISKTLREKRFDDGALQLESSKIVFSFDKHGVPYDNTLCGRKDSNFLVEEFMLLANRTAAEIISRAFPDNALLRRHPEPNIQKLKEFEAFCCKHGLELDTSSGNFRRSLEHIKEKLKDDSVLFNILINYASRSMQLATYFCSGDLKDNMNDWGHYALAVPLYTHFTSPLRRYPDIVVHRTLAAAIEAEQLYMMNRRMSRKVRPGEEVTRCFTGICFLKDAAGSSEGREALSAAALKHRIPCTELLTDVAAYINERKLASRHVKDACDKLYVWVSVKRKEVLLSDARVLGLGPRFMSIYIHKLAMERRIYYDEVEGLTVEWLEATSTLVLSIHASKCSVRRAGPGYYRALDEVAWVINPCDRNMEPDMESTQGCRAAQHSDPILKSEIDPFVFPLTVRLLSTIPVALNATGGDDGPRNIGARLFMSSYFT; from the exons ATGAGAAGTTTGAGTGAGCATTCGGCAGAGATGGTGGTTCAGGGGGGTGAGGATAGTGTTgataaggaaaagaagaagaataggcGCCGATTTAATCGCCGATCCAAACGGAACCCTCCCAATCCAG CTTTTAGTCAACCAAATGAACCACGTGGGGAATCATCACTGTCTGTTGGAAATGGTGGCAAAACAAAATGTTCGAGGCAGCTGGAATTAGATGCAAATCCCATCAGGGAGCATGGACCGACCACAGCATCGGGTGTTGTATATAGTTCTCTGCCAACTATGCATGCAAACGAACAACTGGAAGACCTGGTGCCATCTGATCGTGGTGGATCAATGCTGGCTAAGCCATGTCCAGAACCAATTGTTGGTGGAGGTCTCAATGGAAAATTGCTTCCTTTTCACCAGCTCGAGGGTCAAGCTCAGAGTAAAATTTTTGCTCCATACTGGTCCATGGAGACTGTTAATGAGGCGTTGGAG AAAGGTGATGTATTTAAAGTGTTATTTCGTGTAAATGCTCACAATCGACTTGAG GCGTACTGCAAAATTGAGGGAGTTCCTACAGATCTTCTTATCAGTGGAATTGCTGCACAGAACAGGGCT GTGGAAGGTGATGTTGTGGTCATCGAGGTTGATCCTTTGTCATTCTGGACCAAGATGAAAGGGTCAAATGAGCCATCAAACAATCTTTCCACAGCAGAGGATAGCAATTTACATCTCGAAGCCAATGGAAAAGCTGGTGGCAGTCGCCAAGGTAAAAGTAAACTGAACATGGATTGTAAGTATGCTGATTTTGGAAATTCCTTGGTTCCTCAGAAGGGGTTTTATTATGAGTATAGTTCATGTGCTGGTGAAGATGTTCATGATGAACTGAATGGGCCAGTGGGTTATAATTATGCTAATGGTTATCACCAGTCTCCTTCAGATTCTTCACATGTTGCTCATTCTATGGGGCAGAGTGAAGTTTTGAATGGTGTGGGGAGGATGTGTTCTATGATTAGTTCATACCCGTCGAAACGACCAACATGTAGAGTTGTTGCTATCATTGAAAAATCTCCTCGTCGAGATGCTATTGTTGGCTTTCTCAATGTTAAGCAGTGGTTTTACTGCAGGAAAGGTTGtaaaaaagatgcaaaaaagAACAAGAGCTTGCTATCAATTTCAAAATGCGAATACTTTGAGATTATGCCTGCTGATCCAAGATTCCCAAAACTGATGGTCCTTGTGAGCAGTTTACCTAACTGCATCAAGAAAAGGTTGGAGGATGAAGATGAAACAGTTGAAATGGAATTGGTAGCTGCACAGATCGATAAATGGAGTGATGAAAATCCCTTTCCAGAAGCCCATGTCTCGTATATTTTTGGACGGGGTAGTGAAATGGAGTCGCAAATCAATgctattttacatgaaaatgcAGTTTGTTGTTCTGAATTTTCTCCTGAATCACTTTCCTGTCTTCCAAGCAATACATGGGAGGTGCCAAAAGAAGAATTCCAAAACAGAAGAGATCTTAGGAATTTGTGCATATTTACCATCGACCCTTCTGTTGCTACTGATTTAGATGATGCTCTCTCAGTTCAAAGGTTACCCAATGGCCTTGTCAGAGTGGGTGTCCACATTACTGATGtgtcatattttgttttacctGACACAGCCTTAGACAAAGAAGCTCAGATTCGATCAACCAGTGTTTATATGTCGCAGCGCAAAATACCAATGTTGCCTCCATTGCTTTCTAAGGACGTAGGTTCTCTTAACCCTGGTGTTGATAGGCTCGCATTTTCTATCTTCTGGAACTTGAACAGTTCTGGGAATGTTGTAGATCGCTGGATTGGTCGCACTGTGATACGATCTTGTTGCAAGCTTTCATATGAACACGCTCGGGATATTTGTGATGGGATGATTGATGCAGGGACTCACAACAACTTCAGGGACCTTCCCCAGTTGCACGGTCATTTTGAATGGGCAGATGTAATTGGATCTATCAAGTGTCTTCATGAAATTTCAAAGACTTTAAGGGAAAAGAGGTTTGATGATGGGGCTCTACAGCTTGAAagttctaaaattgtcttttcGTTTGATAAACATGGAGTTCCATATGATAACACACTTTGTGGGCGAAAGGACTCAAATTTTCTCGTTGAGGAGTTTATGCTTTTGGCGAACAGGACCGCTGCTGAAATCATATCTCGAGCTTTTCCAGATAATGCATTGCTGCGAAGGCACCCTGAACCTAATATACAGAAACTTAAAGAGTTTGAAGCTTTTTGTTGCAAGCATGGTTTAGAATTGGACACTTCTTCTGGTAACTTCCGTCGGTCATTAGAGCACATCAAAGAAAAGCTCAAGGATGACTCTGTGCTATTTAATATTCTTATCAACTATGCTTCAAGGTCAATGCAGTTGGCGACCTACTTTTGTAGTGGTGATTTGAAAGATAATATGAATGATTGGGGTCATTATGCACTGGCTGTTCCTCTCTACACGCATTTTACTTCACCACTGCGCCGATATCCTGATATTGTTGTCCATCGAACACTGGCTGCAGCCATAGAAGCTGAACAATTGTATATGATGAATAGAAGAATGTCTCGTAAAGTGAGGCCAGGTGAAGAAGTGACAAGATGCTTCACTggtatttgttttcttaaagaTGCTGCAGGATCCTCAGAAGGCAGGGAAGCATTGTCAGCTGCAGCATTAAAGCATAGAATTCCCTGCACAGAATTACTCACAGATGTTGCAGCTTATATCAATGAGAGAAAGCTGGCTAGCAGGCATGTCAAGGATGCCTGTGATAAGCTCTACGTGTGGGTTTCAGTGAAGAGAAAGGAG gttttattgtctgatGCTAGAGTTTTGGGTCTTGGTCCAAGGTTTATGTCCATTTATATCCACAAACTAGCT ATGGAAAGACGTATATATTATGATGAAGTTGAAGGCCTCACAGTGGAATGGCTTGAAGCTACATCGACACTGGTGCTAAGTATACATGCCTCCAAATGCTCTGTCAGGAGAGCAGGCCCTGGCTATTACAGGGCACTCGATGAGGTTGCATGGGTCATAAATCCTTGTGATCGTAACATGGAACCTGACATGGAGAGTACCCAGGGATGTCGGGCAGCCCAGCATTCTGATCCCATTTTGAAATCTGAAATTGATCCTTTTGTTTTCCCTCTCACAGTGCGTCTCCTCTCAACAATCCCTGTTGCACTTAACGCCACTGGTGGGGATGATGGGCCCCGCAATATTGGGGCACGGCTGTTCATGAGCTCATATTTTACCTAG
- the LOC118029367 gene encoding fluoride export protein 1, with amino-acid sequence MDRGTNESESILSESFRQTSSVASSVRRRSLSLSRSRSFQVDNDIESENVSEAGDIGDRALHSKRHNESGSISLSIDRELENGTVFPLSNETFLRSYGLWPHDSTALNTRSPVLPSPEEIVSPISTDAVVCSREKQEDKEKAFVLPPALEYISCLVYLAFFGILGVLTRYLLQKLFGPGVAGVTSDNYPLYLDLPSNMVGSFLMGWWGVVFKEDISKVSSHLAIGLTTGYLGSLTTFSGWNQKMLDLSVNGHWVFSFVGFLIGLFLAAYSIKLGVGMAKCFKSFFQMSNKSVDLASWRVDNPYHHFTVMVVLVVMLGLLWALSGALLKKEYSHDSSGAQLWLGCIVAPLGVWIRWFLARLNGRGLGKAGSLKWIPFGTLIANVSAACIMAALSTVKKAVHTKTCDTISTGIQFGFLGCLSTVSTFIAEYNAMEESQKNWRAYVYALITIVVSFGLGTLIYSVPVWSRGYE; translated from the exons ATGGATCGTGGAACTAATGAGTCTGAATCCATTCTGAGTGAATCATTTCGTCAGACTAGCAGCGTAGCCTCTTCAGTGAGAAGACGTTCTTTAAGTTTATCACGCAGCAGATCCTTCCAGGTAGATAATGATATTGAGAGTGAAAACGTGTCAGAGGCAGGTGATATTGGTGACAGGGCTCTTCATAGCAAGAGGCATAATGAAAGTGGTAGCATCAGTTTATCCATTGACAGAGAGTTAGAAAATGGTACGGTGTTTCCCCTTTCAAATGAAACCTTCCTACGATCATATGGGTTGTGGCCTCATGATTCCACAGCTTTGAATACAAGATCTCCAGTGTTACCTTCGCCAGAAGAAATCGTGTCTCCTATCTCAACTGATGCAGTGGTCTGCTCCAGGGAAAAACAAGAA GACAAGGAGAAAGCATTTGTGTTGCCACCAGCACTCGAGTATATCTCATGTCTTGTGTATCTAGCATTTTTTGGAATTCTTGGG GTCTTAACAAgatatttattacaaaaactCTTTGGCCCTGGTGTTGCTGGTGTGACAAGTGACAACTATCCGCTATATCTTGACCTACCTTCCAATATg GTTGGTTCATTCTTGATGGGATGGTGGGGTGTTGTTTTCAAAGAAGACATATCCAAAGTGTCTAGTCATTTGGCCATTGGATTAACTACTGGTTATTTAGGAAGTCTCACAACATTCAGTGGTTGGAATCAGAAAATGCTTGATCTCAGTGTTAATGGTCATTGGGTGTTTTCTTTTGTTGGCTTTCTCATAG GGTTATTCCTTGCAGCCTATTCCATAAAATTGGGTGTTGGTATGGCGAAATGTTTCAAGTCATTTTTCCAAATGTCAAACAAAAGTGTAGATTTAGCCAGCTGGAGGGTAGACAACCCCTATCATCATTTCACAGTTATGGTGGTATTGGTGGTAATGCTAGGCCTTTTATGGGCTCTAAGTGGAGCACTACTAAAGAAGGAGTATAGCCACGACAGTAGTGGGGCTCAGTTATGGCTAGGTTGCATAGTTGCACCCTTAGGGGTGTGGATCAGGTGGTTCTTAGCAAGACTCAATGGTCGTGGGTTAGGTAAGGCTGGTTCTCTAAAATGGATTCCATTTGGAACTCTTATTGCAAATGTTTCTGCAGCATGTATCATGGCAGCACTGTCTACTGTGAAGAAAGCG GTGCATACCAAAACCTGTGATACCATTTCAACTGGCATACAGTTTGGATTCTTGGGCTGTCTAAGTACTGTTTCCACTTTCATTGCTGAGTACAATGCAATGGAAGAAAGCCAGAAAAACTGGAGAGCTTATGTGTATGCCCTAATAACAATAGTTGTCTCATTTGGCTTGGGGACCTTGATATACTCTGTACCTGTTTGGAGCAGGGGATACGAGTAG